A portion of the Mustela erminea isolate mMusErm1 chromosome 19, mMusErm1.Pri, whole genome shotgun sequence genome contains these proteins:
- the RRAS gene encoding ras-related protein R-Ras has product MSSGAASGTGRGRPRGGGPGPGDPPPSETHKLVVVGGGGVGKSALTIQFIQSYFVSDYDPTIEDSYTKICAVDGVPARLDILDTAGQEEFGAMREQYMRAGHGFLLVFAINDRQSFNEVGKLFTQILRVKDRDDFPIVLVGNKADLETQRQVPRSEASAFGASHHVAYFEASAKLRLNVDEAFEQLVRAVRKYQEQELPPSPPSAPRKKDGGCPCVLL; this is encoded by the exons ATGAGCAGCGGGGCGGCGTCcgggacggggcgggggcggccccggggcggggggccgggACCCGGGGACCCCCCACCCAGCGAGACACACAAGCTGGTGGTCGTGGGCGGCGGCGGCGTGGGCAAGAGCGCGCTGACCATCCAGTTCATCCAG TCCTACTTTGTGTCTGACTATGACCCAACCATCGAAGACTCCTATACGAAGATCTGCGCTGTGGATGGTGTTCCAGCCCGGCTGGACA tcCTGGACACAGCAGGCCAGGAGGAGTTCGGTGCCATGCGGGAGCAGTACATGCGCGCTGGACACGGCTTCCTGCTGGTGTTTGCTATTAACGACCGGCAGAG TTTCAACGAGGTGGGCAAGCTTTTCACACAGATCCTCCGTGTCAAGGACCGAGACGATTTCCCCATCGTGTTGGTTGGGAACAAGGCAGATCTGGAGACACAGCGCCAG GTCCCCCGatctgaagcctctgcctttggtgccTCCCACCACGTGGCCTACTTTGAGGCCTCAGCCAAGCTGCGCCTCAATGTGGATGAAGCCTTTGAGCAGCTGGTGCGGGCTGTCCG GAAGTACCAGGAACAAGAGCTCCCGCCCAGCCCACCCAGCGCCCCCAGGAAGAAAGACGGAGGCTGTCCCTGCGTCCTTCTGTAG